One segment of Bacteroides caecimuris DNA contains the following:
- a CDS encoding helix-turn-helix domain-containing protein, which translates to MINTMKMRLIFPFVLLIYSLICQADGGKDSYIFRKVDYQQGLSNSAVLCLFQDNTGLMWFGTYDGVNCYDGRSMEVFRSDFSAPKALSNNVIHSIQQADNNCLWISTHLGINRLSQNSRQVVGYYDFTDDYYLHSNSKGNTWVVSHGGIFYYNTSYKRFVQIKNLKVPVEDMDKRAFVTDDGVLWIFTQQTGELLQVSQDAFDCDTLSIHSTVSSTNFHAKPIEDVFYQNGVLCFIDSEHDLYVYDISRQSKIYIRNLSSLVQKNGTIAGIALFYEDIIIGFRTNGLVRLRTSQKYKEEVVDRNVRIYSIYRDPHQNVLWVASDGQGTIMYAKKYSIATNLMLNQLSSNLSRQVRSVMTDDSGGLWFGTKGDGLLHIPDYRENEEASTVTVYSPEGKQNVVSYIRWNKEFPVYKLVQSRYMDGFWIGSGDPGLFYYSFEDKALHSVENLPAQPTEIHGIYEENDSVLYVVTAGFGFHKLILEKQAGTIRFKSQKSYHFFHGQREITMFYPMLSEGDSILWLGSREKGLVRFDKRTEEYKVISLKEMLHKSVDDVLSLYRTKEGLLYVGTTSGLVCLNSNGKQMKATYIGREQGLLNDMIHGVLEDENGLLWLGTNRGLIKYNPINGSSHAYFYSAGVQIGEFSDDAYYMCPYTQELFFGGIDGLLYLDKEVQAAPEFYPDILLRKLTVGHTQVVQEDGDYYTDDGKALQLKGTEVSFALSFVVPDFLSGEDIEYSYQLEGYDKDWTSFSSINEASYTGVPAGDYIFKVRYKRDVFDMEYRHFSIPVYILSPWYRSVAAYFVYLIIFLLLLGYVIYLLRKNYLQERMMKTLMGTESCRKSETVYTNRRMLEDFTLIYNYCDQLRAENLSYEQCLEKVSLIRETVMSALLNPDALFLEELKQFFPDRFIVSARMSIQGVSQEVLRTLEEQGIDHSSISSMIPEHLTFPVYKNALYSILYCCYLRITEMKGTHGVIVEMSEQDGKMQLHFSSKDATAKALYEYLSDKASSVTEKDSDHVFAVHLLLGFVRSALERIHAVLRYDNDESGNRLTIIFEPAILTVAGEQGKKTVLLLEDRDEMTWLISNFLADEYVVHQVKSVQLAFDEIRRSAPDLLLVDMTMYANAESTFMEYVSRNRTLLSKTAFIPLLTWKVGSAIQRELILWSDSYIVLPYDILFLREVVHNAIYGKREAKQIYMEELGDLAGQIICTTTEQADFIRKLLKVIEENLDKEELGSTLIADRMAMSSRQFYRKFKEISNTAPGDLIKSYRMEKAARLLLDEELSIQDVIMEVGISSRSYFYKEFTRRFGMTPKDYREQRKVC; encoded by the coding sequence ATGATTAACACAATGAAAATGCGCTTGATTTTTCCTTTTGTTCTATTGATTTATTCATTGATCTGTCAGGCAGATGGTGGTAAAGATTCATATATCTTCCGGAAAGTAGATTATCAGCAAGGATTATCTAATAGCGCTGTGCTTTGTCTTTTTCAAGACAATACAGGGTTGATGTGGTTCGGTACTTACGATGGAGTCAATTGTTATGACGGCAGAAGCATGGAAGTTTTCCGTTCCGATTTTTCAGCTCCCAAGGCTTTGAGTAACAACGTAATCCATTCTATTCAGCAGGCGGATAATAATTGTTTGTGGATTTCTACTCATTTGGGGATTAATCGTCTTTCACAGAATTCACGGCAAGTTGTCGGATATTATGACTTTACAGATGATTATTATCTACATTCCAATTCTAAAGGAAACACATGGGTGGTGAGTCATGGTGGAATTTTCTACTATAATACATCTTATAAACGATTTGTACAGATTAAGAATCTGAAAGTACCCGTAGAAGATATGGATAAACGGGCATTCGTAACGGATGATGGTGTTTTGTGGATTTTCACCCAACAAACAGGGGAGCTGTTACAGGTTTCGCAGGATGCTTTTGATTGTGACACATTATCAATTCATTCAACTGTTTCATCTACTAATTTTCATGCGAAACCTATTGAAGATGTCTTTTATCAGAATGGTGTTCTTTGTTTTATCGATAGTGAGCATGATCTTTATGTTTATGATATTTCCCGACAATCTAAAATTTATATTCGTAACCTTTCTTCATTAGTGCAGAAGAATGGAACTATTGCAGGAATAGCCCTTTTCTATGAAGATATTATTATTGGTTTTCGAACGAATGGGTTAGTCCGTCTCCGTACTTCACAAAAATATAAAGAAGAAGTGGTCGACCGGAATGTACGTATATATAGTATTTATCGAGATCCTCATCAGAATGTCCTATGGGTTGCTTCAGACGGACAAGGAACGATTATGTATGCTAAGAAATATTCTATTGCTACCAATTTGATGCTCAATCAACTGTCATCTAACTTAAGCAGGCAGGTACGTTCTGTTATGACAGACGATAGTGGTGGGCTATGGTTCGGGACGAAGGGTGATGGACTGTTGCATATACCGGATTATCGTGAGAATGAAGAGGCTTCTACCGTTACAGTTTACTCTCCTGAAGGTAAGCAAAATGTTGTGTCTTATATACGATGGAATAAAGAATTTCCTGTTTATAAATTGGTTCAAAGCCGTTATATGGATGGCTTTTGGATAGGATCTGGAGATCCGGGACTATTTTACTATTCTTTTGAAGACAAAGCTTTGCATTCTGTGGAGAATCTGCCGGCACAACCCACCGAGATACATGGCATTTATGAGGAAAATGATAGTGTACTTTATGTGGTGACAGCCGGTTTCGGTTTTCATAAATTAATACTTGAGAAGCAGGCAGGTACCATTCGTTTCAAGTCGCAGAAAAGTTATCATTTTTTTCACGGTCAGCGAGAAATTACGATGTTCTATCCAATGCTGTCCGAGGGGGATTCTATTTTGTGGCTTGGCAGTCGGGAGAAAGGACTCGTACGGTTTGATAAGCGGACTGAAGAATATAAGGTGATTTCTTTGAAAGAAATGCTTCATAAGTCGGTAGACGATGTGCTTAGCCTGTATCGGACCAAAGAAGGGTTGTTATATGTAGGGACAACATCAGGATTGGTATGTCTGAATTCTAATGGAAAACAGATGAAAGCTACCTATATCGGACGGGAGCAAGGTTTGCTCAATGATATGATTCATGGTGTACTTGAAGATGAGAACGGACTCTTATGGCTTGGTACGAATCGGGGGCTGATTAAATATAATCCGATAAATGGCTCATCACATGCTTACTTTTACAGTGCAGGTGTTCAAATCGGCGAGTTTAGCGATGATGCTTATTACATGTGTCCATATACACAGGAGCTTTTTTTCGGTGGGATTGACGGGTTGCTTTATTTGGATAAAGAGGTGCAGGCTGCTCCGGAATTTTATCCGGATATTTTGTTACGTAAGTTGACTGTTGGACATACGCAAGTGGTTCAGGAAGATGGAGATTACTATACAGATGATGGTAAGGCATTACAGTTGAAGGGGACGGAGGTTTCATTTGCACTTTCTTTTGTTGTTCCGGATTTTTTATCAGGAGAAGATATAGAATATTCTTACCAGTTGGAAGGATATGATAAGGATTGGACCTCTTTTAGTAGTATTAATGAAGCCTCATATACAGGAGTGCCGGCAGGTGATTATATCTTTAAGGTACGCTATAAGAGGGATGTATTTGATATGGAATATCGGCATTTTTCTATTCCGGTATATATCCTTTCTCCCTGGTATCGATCGGTGGCGGCTTATTTTGTTTATTTGATCATTTTCTTGTTGCTGTTAGGGTACGTGATATATTTACTACGTAAAAACTACCTTCAGGAACGGATGATGAAAACACTGATGGGGACAGAAAGTTGTCGGAAATCCGAGACTGTATATACAAACCGTAGGATGCTTGAAGATTTTACTCTCATTTATAATTATTGTGACCAATTGCGTGCTGAGAATCTTTCTTATGAGCAATGTCTTGAGAAAGTGTCACTGATACGCGAAACTGTGATGAGCGCACTTCTTAATCCTGACGCTCTGTTTTTGGAAGAACTTAAACAATTCTTTCCGGATCGATTTATTGTTTCTGCACGTATGAGTATACAGGGAGTTTCTCAAGAGGTGTTGCGTACGTTGGAAGAACAAGGGATTGATCATTCTTCTATATCGTCAATGATTCCGGAACACTTAACATTTCCAGTTTACAAGAATGCATTATATAGTATTCTTTATTGCTGCTATCTCCGGATTACTGAAATGAAGGGTACTCATGGCGTAATAGTAGAAATGTCAGAACAGGATGGTAAGATGCAGCTACATTTTTCTTCTAAAGATGCTACTGCGAAAGCGTTGTATGAATATCTTTCAGATAAAGCTTCTTCGGTGACGGAGAAAGATTCCGATCATGTGTTCGCTGTGCATTTACTTTTAGGTTTTGTACGGTCAGCTTTGGAACGTATTCATGCCGTTCTTCGTTATGATAATGATGAGAGTGGTAATCGGTTGACGATTATCTTTGAACCGGCGATCTTGACAGTGGCAGGTGAACAAGGGAAAAAAACTGTGCTTTTGTTGGAAGACAGAGATGAAATGACTTGGTTGATTAGTAATTTCCTGGCTGATGAATATGTGGTTCATCAAGTAAAGAGTGTGCAGCTTGCTTTTGACGAAATTCGTCGGTCGGCTCCGGATCTATTATTAGTGGATATGACAATGTATGCCAATGCTGAAAGTACTTTTATGGAGTATGTTAGCCGAAATCGTACTCTGCTTTCAAAGACAGCTTTTATTCCATTGTTAACCTGGAAAGTTGGTTCGGCCATTCAGCGGGAACTGATCTTGTGGTCTGATTCTTATATTGTACTTCCTTATGATATATTGTTTTTGCGGGAAGTTGTCCATAATGCTATTTATGGAAAGCGGGAAGCGAAGCAGATATATATGGAGGAACTGGGAGATTTGGCGGGACAGATTATCTGTACAACTACCGAACAAGCTGATTTTATTCGCAAATTGTTAAAGGTGATTGAAGAAAACCTGGACAAGGAAGAACTGGGCTCAACGTTGATAGCTGATCGTATGGCAATGAGTTCCCGTCAGTTCTATCGTAAATTCAAGGAAATTTCCAATACTGCTCCCGGTGATTTAATAAAGAGTTACCGTATGGAAAAGGCAGCCCGCCTGTTACTTGATGAAGAACTTTCTATTCAAGATGTTATTATGGAGGTCGGTATTTCCAGCCGGTCTTATTTTTATAAAGAGTTTACCCGTCGGTTCGGGATGACACCGAAAGATTATCGGGAACAGCGAAAGGTATGCTGA
- a CDS encoding SusC/RagA family TonB-linked outer membrane protein: protein MNEKLKYLTLFIIGMMLSLGMNAQSVKSISGTVTDDQGEAVISGTVKVKNGSTGTITDINGKYTLSVPSNATLVFSYIGYITQEFKVSELKSNVLNVVLQSDTKALDEVVVVGYGTMRKSDLTGSISTAKGKDMLKAQSFNALDGLKGKVAGVNIFSNTGQPGGESRVIIRGISTINASASPLYVVDGVVMSNFELLNPNDIESIEVLKDASSAAIYGARGANGVIMVTTKRGNAGKGVHVSYDGSLSIGKMARKIDVMDANEWMSTFKQGLENANEFQGKNFTTDLSQIFTDERLFNADGSPKYNTNWQDEASRTAISHNHQISIQRTGEGSSIGAFINYTDQQGILLNSYFKRINAKLAYDDKPTDWLSTSVNLLVNHTWGNRTSDNPYGQGALRTMIEQLPFLPVKLDGEYTQTNIINTSSILNNQTDPNSGKQGFSPEGVGNPVELLERMQAMQYRTQIFGNAALTFHLMKGLDLKTQFGIDYHNNRDANYTPFTPRPMINQSTEGSASASNSNSLYWQEETYLTYVKDFNKHHLNAMAGMSWQEYRYTSFNASDSKYIDDFYGYYNLGSGTNRPSVGSDYDKWAMNSYFLRLAYSYDNKYMATVTGRYDGSSKFGQNNKYAFFPSVGLGWMISNEDFLKDNSLISKLKLHTSYGLTGNSEIGTYKSLATVSQSNTIIGDALHVVSYLDNMPNPDLKWEKTGQWDLGFELGLFNNRLNFDISYYYKYTSDLLLDRPVPESTGYSSIMDNIGAVSNRGLDILVTAYPIQTHDFQWTSTLNLGFNKNRVEKLDESASVDPVTGKRQITTDGFVGYDMLIREGEELSSFYGYKRAGIYDGIPSNWDPETMNIPSTIGEKVTYKKREIIGNGLPDWMGSFINTFNYKGFDLTLDFQFTWGVDVMQEYYHSTVARFLTNGIDRLYKEAWHPTLNPSGKEQAIRLNNFGQGANNQADDDWVCNGSYLRCNMIQLGYTFNPTLIKKIGLSSLRLYANVNNAFLITSKDYNGYDPDNSSRLGDNKWGANRQFFTYPRPRTFTFGLNVAF from the coding sequence ATGAATGAAAAACTAAAGTATCTTACCTTATTTATAATAGGTATGATGTTGAGTTTGGGCATGAATGCTCAATCTGTAAAATCAATCTCCGGTACGGTAACCGATGATCAGGGAGAGGCGGTTATCAGTGGTACGGTGAAAGTTAAAAACGGTAGTACAGGAACAATCACTGACATTAACGGTAAATACACTCTCTCTGTTCCTTCCAATGCCACCTTGGTGTTTTCGTATATTGGTTATATCACACAAGAATTTAAAGTCTCGGAATTAAAGAGTAATGTTCTGAACGTAGTTCTGCAATCGGATACGAAAGCACTGGACGAAGTAGTCGTTGTAGGTTATGGTACCATGCGCAAATCAGACTTGACGGGTTCCATTTCCACAGCCAAAGGTAAAGACATGCTGAAAGCACAATCATTCAATGCGCTTGACGGATTGAAGGGTAAAGTGGCCGGTGTGAATATCTTCTCTAATACCGGTCAGCCGGGTGGAGAATCACGTGTCATCATTCGTGGTATTTCTACTATCAACGCATCGGCATCACCGCTGTACGTAGTCGATGGAGTGGTGATGTCAAACTTCGAATTGCTTAATCCGAATGATATCGAATCTATCGAAGTATTGAAAGATGCTTCCTCTGCTGCCATCTATGGTGCCCGTGGTGCGAATGGTGTTATCATGGTGACTACCAAGCGTGGTAATGCAGGAAAAGGAGTCCATGTTTCCTATGATGGTTCATTGTCTATCGGTAAGATGGCTAGAAAAATAGACGTAATGGATGCTAACGAATGGATGTCTACCTTCAAGCAGGGATTGGAAAATGCCAACGAATTTCAAGGCAAGAACTTCACAACTGATCTGTCACAGATATTCACAGACGAACGTTTGTTCAATGCAGACGGTTCTCCGAAATATAATACCAACTGGCAGGATGAAGCATCCCGCACTGCCATCTCTCATAACCATCAGATCAGTATCCAACGTACAGGAGAAGGATCTTCTATCGGAGCATTCATCAATTATACCGATCAACAGGGTATTTTGCTGAACTCTTACTTCAAACGTATCAACGCAAAACTGGCATATGATGACAAACCGACAGATTGGTTGTCTACTTCCGTTAATTTGCTGGTGAACCATACTTGGGGTAACAGAACTTCTGATAACCCCTACGGACAAGGTGCATTGCGTACAATGATCGAACAGTTACCTTTCTTGCCAGTTAAGCTGGATGGCGAATATACGCAGACAAATATAATTAATACAAGTTCTATTCTCAACAATCAGACTGATCCTAATAGTGGAAAACAAGGTTTCAGCCCGGAAGGTGTAGGTAATCCCGTTGAGTTGCTCGAACGAATGCAGGCTATGCAATATCGTACGCAGATCTTTGGTAATGCGGCTTTGACTTTCCATCTCATGAAAGGATTAGATCTGAAAACCCAGTTCGGTATCGATTACCACAATAATCGCGACGCTAACTATACGCCGTTCACTCCGCGTCCGATGATTAATCAGAGTACTGAAGGATCAGCTTCTGCAAGTAATTCCAATTCACTGTATTGGCAGGAAGAAACTTACCTGACTTATGTGAAAGATTTTAATAAACATCATCTTAATGCAATGGCAGGTATGTCCTGGCAGGAATATCGCTATACCTCTTTCAATGCTTCCGACAGTAAGTATATCGATGACTTCTACGGATATTATAATTTAGGTTCCGGTACGAACCGTCCTTCTGTTGGCAGTGATTACGACAAGTGGGCGATGAACTCTTATTTCTTGCGTCTGGCATATTCTTATGACAACAAGTATATGGCTACCGTAACCGGTCGTTATGACGGTTCTTCCAAATTCGGACAGAACAATAAATATGCATTTTTCCCATCAGTCGGTTTGGGATGGATGATTTCTAATGAAGACTTCTTGAAAGATAACTCATTGATCAGCAAACTGAAGTTGCATACTTCTTACGGTCTGACAGGTAATTCGGAAATCGGTACTTATAAATCATTGGCTACAGTGAGCCAGTCGAATACAATCATTGGTGATGCTCTGCACGTTGTGTCTTATCTGGACAATATGCCTAATCCGGACCTGAAATGGGAAAAGACAGGACAGTGGGACTTAGGATTCGAGTTGGGTTTATTCAATAACAGGCTGAATTTCGATATTTCCTATTATTATAAGTATACTTCGGATTTGTTGCTCGACCGTCCGGTTCCTGAATCAACAGGTTACTCTTCCATTATGGATAATATTGGAGCCGTTTCCAATCGTGGTTTAGATATTCTGGTTACAGCATATCCTATTCAGACACATGATTTCCAGTGGACTTCCACTCTTAATTTAGGTTTCAACAAAAACCGTGTAGAGAAGTTGGATGAAAGTGCATCTGTTGATCCTGTCACCGGTAAGCGTCAGATTACGACCGACGGTTTTGTGGGTTACGATATGTTGATTCGTGAAGGTGAAGAGCTTTCTTCTTTCTATGGTTATAAGCGTGCTGGTATCTATGATGGAATCCCGTCTAACTGGGACCCGGAGACAATGAACATACCTTCCACTATCGGTGAGAAGGTGACTTATAAGAAACGTGAAATTATCGGTAACGGTTTACCTGACTGGATGGGCTCATTTATCAATACCTTCAATTATAAAGGATTCGATTTGACGTTAGATTTCCAGTTTACATGGGGGGTGGACGTGATGCAAGAATATTATCACTCTACTGTAGCCCGTTTCCTAACTAACGGTATAGACCGTCTTTATAAGGAAGCATGGCATCCAACTCTCAATCCGTCGGGTAAAGAACAGGCAATTCGTCTGAATAACTTTGGTCAGGGAGCTAATAACCAGGCAGATGATGACTGGGTTTGCAATGGTTCTTATTTGCGTTGTAACATGATTCAGCTCGGATATACCTTCAATCCGACACTGATTAAGAAGATCGGTCTGTCTTCATTGCGTTTGTATGCGAATGTGAATAACGCGTTCCTGATTACTTCTAAGGACTATAACGGATACGATCCGGATAACTCATCTCGTTTAGGTGACAACAAATGGGGGGCTAACCGCCAATTCTTCACCTATCCGCGTCCGAGAACGTTTACGTTCGGTCTTAATGTAGCATTTTAA
- a CDS encoding RagB/SusD family nutrient uptake outer membrane protein, producing MKLLKVYISVFCMCSLSVLLNSCDDFLKEEPLDMKSSDQFWKTKADAESGVNALYFGGVPYLHNTDVGGGWTPKATMWGGIVSGLYVDKRKDRTFTTASEGCNFNIESFDDIAMKYWHEFYKGISRANFVIANIPTMTGVLDEATINNYVAQGKFFRAYGYFWLVKEFGGVPYISEPYTSTEGMYKERLSAEEVYKKIEADLLDIVNGDALPNKTFYDNGCYVTRAMAQTLLAQVYLQWAGAPLNGGTDYYGKAAQMALKVINDSPHELIHPNGTTDDLSSAYNVIKTTKSSAEIIYAKEYNYSDYSVGNSYACRSIGADAFQWGVFHPGGDVLYNAYLPCDMLLNSYDPADIRGHEKQFFFREYTDAAGGTHTLNNAGNWAWFDENALISGHDGDYNMPVFRFAEVLLIAAEGLARTGHEDNAVGGAKYYLNQVRKRAGLMDETATGDNLVQAILTERLHELPLEFKIWDDIRRTRLYPEASTETGKLKWTALSSAQIQNKPDGSTRAGAIPEYALLWPIPLDEIQANPALEGHQNPGWN from the coding sequence ATGAAACTATTAAAAGTATATATATCTGTATTTTGTATGTGTTCACTTTCTGTGTTGTTGAATTCATGCGACGATTTCCTGAAAGAAGAACCATTGGATATGAAGTCATCTGACCAATTCTGGAAGACGAAAGCTGATGCGGAGTCGGGTGTGAACGCATTGTATTTCGGTGGTGTACCTTATTTACATAACACTGATGTAGGCGGTGGCTGGACTCCTAAAGCGACAATGTGGGGTGGTATTGTGTCCGGATTGTACGTTGATAAGCGTAAGGATAGAACATTTACTACGGCATCCGAAGGGTGTAACTTCAATATTGAGTCTTTTGATGATATTGCAATGAAATACTGGCATGAGTTTTATAAAGGTATTTCACGTGCCAACTTTGTTATAGCCAATATTCCGACAATGACCGGGGTGCTGGATGAAGCTACTATTAATAATTATGTGGCTCAAGGTAAATTCTTCCGTGCATATGGATATTTCTGGCTGGTCAAAGAATTTGGTGGTGTTCCTTATATTTCAGAACCTTACACATCTACAGAAGGTATGTACAAAGAACGTCTTTCTGCTGAAGAGGTTTATAAGAAAATTGAAGCCGACTTGCTGGATATTGTCAACGGGGATGCATTGCCGAATAAAACGTTTTATGATAATGGCTGTTATGTCACTAGGGCAATGGCGCAGACTTTGCTGGCACAAGTTTATTTGCAATGGGCTGGTGCACCGTTAAACGGTGGAACAGACTATTATGGAAAAGCAGCACAGATGGCTTTGAAAGTGATCAATGATAGTCCTCACGAACTTATTCATCCGAATGGAACGACTGATGATTTGAGCTCGGCATATAATGTAATCAAGACTACGAAAAGTTCTGCAGAAATCATTTATGCTAAAGAATATAATTATAGTGATTATAGTGTAGGTAACTCTTATGCTTGCCGTTCTATCGGAGCGGATGCATTTCAGTGGGGAGTGTTCCATCCGGGAGGAGACGTGTTATATAATGCATACCTTCCCTGTGATATGTTGCTTAACAGCTATGATCCTGCTGATATTCGGGGACATGAGAAACAGTTTTTCTTTAGGGAATATACCGATGCTGCAGGGGGGACTCATACTTTGAACAATGCAGGCAACTGGGCATGGTTTGATGAAAATGCTTTGATTAGCGGTCATGACGGCGATTATAATATGCCAGTATTCCGTTTTGCGGAAGTCTTGCTGATTGCAGCCGAAGGTCTGGCACGTACAGGGCATGAAGATAATGCTGTCGGTGGCGCTAAATATTACCTCAACCAAGTGCGTAAACGCGCAGGACTGATGGATGAGACTGCTACAGGAGACAATCTGGTGCAAGCGATTTTGACTGAACGTCTGCATGAATTGCCGTTGGAATTTAAGATTTGGGATGACATTCGCCGTACTCGTTTGTATCCGGAAGCATCTACTGAAACTGGAAAGTTGAAATGGACTGCCCTTTCATCTGCTCAGATTCAGAACAAGCCTGATGGAAGCACAAGAGCCGGAGCCATTCCTGAATATGCTTTGTTATGGCCTATCCCGTTAGATGAAATTCAGGCTAATCCTGCGTTGGAAGGACATCAGAACCCGGGATGGAACTAA
- a CDS encoding GH92 family glycosyl hydrolase has protein sequence MNKKKLLSFAIALLLGVSSTFAQKQPVDYVNPLMGTDSKISLSNGNTYPAIALPWGMNFWMPQTGKMGDGWAYTYASDKIRGFKQTHQPSPWINDYGQFSIMPMTKQLKIDQDSRASWFSHKAEKATPYYYSVYLSEYDMTTEIAPTERCAHFRFTFPETSDAYVVIDAFDRGSYVKVIPEENKIIGYTTRNSGGVPQNFKNYFVIEFDKPFTFNKVWADYHLVETHLELQSNHVGAAIGFSTKKGEQVHAKVASSFISPEQAELNLKEIGNKTFEQTKEAGRKAWNNVLGRIKVEDSDENRMRTFYSCLYRSVLFPRMFYEVNGKGETVHYSPYNGEIRPGYMFTDTGFWDTFRCLFPFVNLIYPSMGEKMQAGLLNTYLESGFFPEWASPGHRGCMVGNNSASVVADAFMKNITKADAEKMYEGLLKGANSVHPKVSTTGRRGYEYYNKLGYVPYDVKINENAARTLEYAYDDWCIYRMGEKLGRPAEELDVYKKRSQNYRNLFDPETKLMRGKNSDGTFQTPFNPFKWGDAFTEGNSWHYTWSVFHDVQGLVDLMGGKKMFVSMLDSVFNLPPVFDDSYYGGVIHEIREMEIANMGNYAHGNQPIQHMIYLYNYAGEPWKAQYWLRETMNRLYLPTPDGYCGDEDNGQTSAWYVFTALGFYPVCPGSNEYVMGAPYFKKATITLENGKKLEISAPKNNDDNRYIRSLNYNGKNYTKNYLNHFDLLKGGRLVFDMDNKPNKGRGINESDFPYSFSRDAK, from the coding sequence ATGAACAAAAAGAAACTACTATCTTTCGCAATAGCCCTGCTATTGGGAGTTTCCTCTACCTTTGCACAAAAGCAACCGGTAGACTATGTGAATCCTTTAATGGGGACTGATTCGAAAATATCACTATCCAATGGAAATACATATCCCGCCATTGCGTTGCCTTGGGGAATGAATTTCTGGATGCCACAAACCGGAAAGATGGGTGACGGTTGGGCTTACACTTATGCATCCGACAAAATCAGAGGTTTCAAGCAAACGCATCAGCCCAGTCCGTGGATCAATGACTACGGTCAGTTTTCAATCATGCCGATGACTAAACAGTTGAAGATTGATCAGGATAGTCGTGCTTCCTGGTTCTCTCACAAAGCAGAGAAAGCCACTCCTTATTATTATAGTGTTTATTTGTCGGAATATGATATGACAACTGAAATAGCTCCGACAGAACGTTGTGCACATTTCCGTTTCACTTTCCCTGAAACCTCCGATGCCTATGTGGTAATAGATGCTTTCGATCGCGGTTCGTATGTGAAGGTGATTCCCGAAGAAAATAAAATAATCGGTTATACGACACGCAATAGTGGCGGTGTTCCTCAAAACTTTAAGAATTACTTTGTGATAGAGTTCGACAAGCCTTTTACTTTCAATAAAGTATGGGCAGACTATCATTTGGTTGAAACACATCTCGAACTGCAATCCAATCACGTGGGGGCTGCTATCGGATTTTCGACGAAAAAAGGAGAACAAGTGCATGCAAAAGTGGCATCCTCATTCATCAGCCCCGAACAGGCGGAACTGAACTTGAAAGAAATTGGTAATAAGACCTTTGAACAGACAAAAGAGGCCGGTCGTAAGGCATGGAACAATGTCTTGGGGCGTATCAAGGTTGAAGACAGCGATGAGAACCGTATGCGTACGTTCTACTCTTGTTTGTATCGTTCGGTGTTGTTTCCCCGTATGTTTTACGAGGTAAACGGTAAGGGGGAAACTGTGCATTACAGCCCCTATAATGGTGAAATCCGTCCGGGATATATGTTTACCGACACTGGATTCTGGGATACTTTCCGTTGCTTGTTTCCATTTGTTAATTTGATATATCCTTCAATGGGTGAGAAGATGCAGGCAGGCCTGTTGAATACCTATCTTGAAAGTGGATTCTTTCCTGAATGGGCCAGCCCGGGCCATCGTGGTTGCATGGTTGGGAACAATTCTGCTTCTGTAGTGGCGGATGCTTTCATGAAGAATATAACCAAAGCGGATGCAGAAAAAATGTATGAAGGTCTACTGAAAGGGGCCAATAGCGTACATCCGAAAGTTTCTACTACCGGACGCCGTGGATATGAATATTATAACAAACTGGGCTATGTGCCATACGATGTGAAAATTAATGAGAATGCGGCACGCACATTGGAATATGCATACGATGACTGGTGCATTTACCGTATGGGTGAAAAATTAGGTCGTCCGGCAGAAGAACTGGATGTTTATAAGAAAAGGAGTCAGAACTACCGTAATCTGTTCGATCCGGAAACTAAGTTGATGCGGGGAAAAAATTCCGACGGAACTTTCCAGACTCCTTTCAATCCTTTTAAATGGGGAGATGCCTTTACGGAAGGAAATAGTTGGCATTATACATGGTCGGTATTCCACGATGTACAAGGACTGGTTGATCTGATGGGCGGCAAGAAGATGTTTGTCAGTATGCTTGATTCTGTATTCAATCTTCCTCCTGTATTTGATGATAGCTATTATGGAGGAGTGATTCACGAGATTCGTGAAATGGAAATTGCTAACATGGGTAACTATGCACATGGCAACCAACCTATCCAGCACATGATCTATTTGTATAACTATGCCGGCGAACCGTGGAAAGCCCAATATTGGTTGCGTGAGACGATGAACCGCCTCTATCTTCCTACTCCGGACGGTTATTGTGGAGATGAAGATAACGGTCAGACTTCGGCTTGGTATGTATTTACTGCATTGGGTTTCTATCCGGTATGTCCGGGCAGCAATGAATATGTGATGGGAGCTCCTTACTTTAAGAAAGCAACGATTACACTAGAGAACGGCAAGAAATTGGAAATCTCCGCCCCGAAGAATAACGATGATAATCGTTATATTCGTTCATTGAACTATAATGGCAAGAATTATACAAAGAATTATCTGAACCATTTCGATCTGTTGAAAGGCGGTCGTCTGGTGTTTGATATGGATAACAAACCGAATAAGGGAAGAGGTATCAACGAATCAGACTTCCCGTATTCATTCTCTCGTGACGCAAAGTAA